The following are from one region of the Gemmatimonadaceae bacterium genome:
- a CDS encoding proline iminopeptidase-family hydrolase yields MRLSARLLMAALLVGCATGTPAARPTEGFIQVEGGKVWYHIEGADKPGTPLLLLHGGPGSTSFGLKPLEALASDRPVIRYDQLGCGKSDHPTDTTLFTVARFVRELQTVRDSLGLAEVDLMGHSWGAMLAEAYMGTNPKGVRRLILSSPLVTTAQWTHDADSLIKLLPDSVQQVIAKEEAAKTTDSPAYSAAMDVYYARHVRRAPRANPADGDSSSKMSGKLVYNYMWGPSEFTSTGTLKTFDATPWLKGITIPTLFLAGEFDEATPASTEHFSTLVPGARFVMIPNAGHATANDNLPALLEAVRTFLK; encoded by the coding sequence ATGCGCCTGTCCGCACGACTCCTCATGGCCGCGTTGCTCGTCGGCTGCGCCACCGGCACGCCAGCGGCACGCCCCACCGAAGGCTTCATTCAGGTCGAAGGCGGCAAGGTGTGGTATCACATCGAAGGGGCCGATAAACCCGGCACCCCGCTGCTGCTCCTCCACGGCGGCCCCGGAAGCACCAGCTTTGGCCTCAAGCCGTTGGAGGCGCTCGCCAGCGATCGCCCCGTCATCCGCTACGACCAGCTCGGCTGCGGGAAGTCCGATCATCCCACGGACACGACGCTGTTCACGGTGGCGCGTTTTGTTCGTGAACTGCAAACGGTGCGCGATTCACTCGGGCTCGCCGAAGTGGACCTCATGGGCCACTCCTGGGGCGCCATGCTCGCCGAAGCCTACATGGGCACCAACCCCAAGGGCGTCCGCAGGCTGATCCTGTCGAGCCCCCTCGTGACCACGGCCCAGTGGACCCACGACGCCGACTCGCTGATCAAGCTGCTCCCCGACTCCGTCCAGCAGGTCATCGCGAAGGAAGAAGCCGCCAAGACCACCGACTCGCCCGCGTACAGCGCCGCGATGGACGTCTACTACGCCAGGCACGTGCGCCGCGCCCCCCGCGCCAATCCCGCCGACGGCGACAGCAGCAGCAAGATGAGCGGCAAGCTGGTCTACAATTACATGTGGGGCCCGAGCGAGTTCACCAGCACCGGCACGCTCAAGACCTTCGACGCGACGCCCTGGCTCAAGGGCATCACGATCCCCACGCTCTTCCTGGCCGGCGAGTTCGACGAAGCTACGCCCGCGAGCACCGAGCACTTCAGCACCCTGGTCCCCGGCGCCCGCTTCGTCATGATCCCCAACGCCGGCCACGCCACCGCGAACGACAATCTCCCCGCGCTATTAGAAGCCGTACGAACGTTCCTGAAGTAA
- a CDS encoding N-formylglutamate amidohydrolase, with the protein MRPALCLSVLFGTALSAGCGGSTAAPTPSGSPTFVVGQVATDANGWMEYTPGDAPLVIIAPHGGTQTPTELPDRTCSGCETVNDANTQDLARRLADAFYTRTGARPHLVVNRLSRKKFDANRDFPEASGGTATLAAPWAWFHAVIDSAEARIVKKTGRGLVIDLHGHAHDVARLEIGYLLNDPELRLSDAALTANGAMARTSIARLATDTKSAPDRGVALLRGANSLGALIVAAGYPAVPSPTDQAPLVGQLYFEGGYNTARHGSRDGGAVDAIQIECHYDNVRDSQTARTNFAWALSGALATYLDKHYGWKGPAS; encoded by the coding sequence ATGCGACCCGCCTTGTGTCTGTCGGTCCTGTTCGGGACAGCGTTGAGTGCCGGCTGTGGAGGATCCACCGCGGCCCCCACGCCGTCCGGCTCCCCTACCTTCGTGGTGGGCCAGGTCGCCACCGATGCAAACGGGTGGATGGAATACACGCCGGGCGATGCGCCACTCGTGATCATTGCGCCGCACGGCGGGACGCAGACGCCCACCGAACTCCCCGATCGTACCTGCAGCGGCTGCGAAACCGTCAACGACGCCAATACGCAGGATCTGGCTCGTCGCCTCGCCGATGCGTTCTACACCCGCACCGGCGCGCGCCCCCACTTGGTGGTGAATCGGCTGAGCCGCAAGAAGTTCGACGCCAATCGGGACTTCCCCGAAGCGTCGGGTGGCACCGCCACCCTCGCGGCGCCATGGGCGTGGTTCCACGCCGTCATCGACTCCGCCGAGGCTCGCATCGTCAAGAAAACGGGGCGTGGGCTCGTGATCGATCTGCACGGGCACGCACACGATGTCGCGCGCCTCGAGATCGGCTATCTGCTGAACGATCCGGAGCTGCGGCTTTCGGACGCCGCGCTGACGGCCAACGGCGCCATGGCGCGCACCAGCATCGCGCGCCTCGCCACCGATACGAAGAGCGCGCCCGATCGGGGGGTGGCCCTGCTGCGCGGCGCCAACAGTCTGGGCGCGCTGATCGTGGCCGCGGGGTATCCGGCCGTGCCGAGCCCGACCGACCAAGCGCCATTGGTCGGGCAGCTGTACTTCGAGGGGGGCTACAACACGGCCCGACACGGATCCCGGGATGGTGGGGCCGTCGACGCCATCCAGATCGAATGCCACTACGACAACGTGCGCGATTCGCAGACCGCCCGCACCAATTTCGCCTGGGCGCTCTCGGGAGCGCTGGCCACGTATCTCGACAAGCACTACGGATGGAAGGGACCCGCGTCATGA
- a CDS encoding nucleoside deaminase, which yields MQAALDEAAEASRAGEVPVGAVVVREDAIIVRAQNRMVRDGDATSHAELLAMREATRRTGDARLVGCTLVVTLEPCAMCAGAIVLARPDAVVFGAWDDKAGMCGSVGDIVRHPRLNHRPQLRGGVMADASTALLKQFFAERRP from the coding sequence ATGCAGGCGGCACTCGACGAAGCCGCCGAGGCGTCGCGCGCGGGCGAGGTGCCCGTCGGTGCGGTCGTTGTCCGGGAGGACGCGATCATCGTGCGCGCCCAGAATCGCATGGTGCGCGACGGTGATGCGACCAGTCACGCCGAGCTGCTCGCCATGCGCGAGGCCACGCGCCGCACGGGTGACGCGCGGCTGGTGGGGTGCACGCTTGTGGTGACGCTCGAACCCTGTGCGATGTGCGCGGGCGCCATTGTGCTGGCCCGTCCCGACGCGGTGGTGTTCGGCGCGTGGGACGACAAGGCCGGGATGTGCGGCAGCGTGGGGGACATCGTTCGGCATCCGCGGCTCAATCATCGCCCGCAGCTCCGCGGCGGGGTGATGGCCGACGCCAGTACGGCACTGCTCAAGCAGTTCTTCGCCGAGCGGCGCCCGTGA